The following is a genomic window from Acidimicrobium ferrooxidans DSM 10331.
AGCGACAGGAAGTCGGCATAGAACACGCCGATCGCGAGCGCCGTGCAGACCCCGGCGATGATCCAGAAGCGAATCAACACGGTGGTCTCCGGCCACCCGAGCAGCTCGAAGTGGTGGTGGATCGGCGACATGCGCAAGATGCGCCGGTGCCAGACGCGAAAGGTGAACACCTGCGCCACGACCGACAACGTCTCGATGACGAACAGCCCCCCGAGCAAGACGAGCAGCAGATCAATGTGCAGGAGCAGGGCAAGGCCACCGAGGGCGGACCCAAGGCCGAGCGACCCGACGTCACCCATGAAGATGCGCGCAGGCGGCGCGTTCCACCAGAGGAACCCTGCGAGCGCGCCGGTGACTGCCATGGCGAATACCGCGAGATCGAGCGCATCGGGGACGTGGTAGAGCCCGACATGGCGGAACATCCAATACGCCATCAGCGCGAGCGCCCCGAAGGCAAAGATCCCAGAACCTGCCGCGAGACCGTCGAGGCCATCGGTGAGGTTGACGGCGTTCGAGGAACCGACGACGACGATGACCGCGAGCACGATCCACCCGACCGACCCGAGTTCGAGCTGGGCCCCACCGACGCGAACCACCGCGAGCACCGGAGGGACTCCGACCCACCATCGAGCCAGGACCGCAAACGCAAGCGCGACCGCGACCTGGAGCGAGAACTTCC
Proteins encoded in this region:
- the mraY gene encoding phospho-N-acetylmuramoyl-pentapeptide-transferase, whose amino-acid sequence is MIAILASALVSLVVAVVGTPWLIERQRARGVGQQVREDGPSRHLVKAGTPTMGGIAIVVGTALGWAVTHAHLGVQLSRGGIAVVGLTIASSLIGVVDDLLKVRNRRSLGLTKAGKFSLQVAVALAFAVLARWWVGVPPVLAVVRVGGAQLELGSVGWIVLAVIVVVGSSNAVNLTDGLDGLAAGSGIFAFGALALMAYWMFRHVGLYHVPDALDLAVFAMAVTGALAGFLWWNAPPARIFMGDVGSLGLGSALGGLALLLHIDLLLVLLGGLFVIETLSVVAQVFTFRVWHRRILRMSPIHHHFELLGWPETTVLIRFWIIAGVCTALAIGVFYADFLSLGGVR